The DNA window CGTAAAGAAATTTTCCTTGCCCGCGGAACATGATTGTATTATAATTACAAAATGGGTATATTGTAACCTGAGATCAGCCTGTTGTTACGAACGGTGACAGGATGAAAATACAGTGTTAAGAAAGGGTGTGTCATTCATGAAGAGAATTGGTATGCTGACCAGCGGTGGGGACTGCCAGAGCCTGAATGCAACAATGCGCGGCGTGGCGAAGGCTCTGTATAAAATGTATGACGACGTTGAGATAGTAGGTTTTGAGGATGGCTACAAGGGACTGATGTATGCAGACTACCGGATAATGAAGCCGTCGGAGTTTTCGGGAATACTGACAAGAGGCGGCACCATTCTAGGCACATCCAGACAGCCGTTTAAACTGATGAGGACTCCGGATGAGAACGGTTTAGATAAAGTGGCTGCGATGAAACATACTTATTATAAATTAAAACTCGAATGTCTCGTGGTGCTTGGCGGCAATGGGAGCCAGAAGACGGCCAACCTGCTTCGGGAGGAGGGGCTTAACATCGTTTCCCTTCCGAAGACGATCGACAATGACCTGTGGGGGAGCGAGCTGACGTTCGGTTTCCACAGCGCCGTCGAAGTAGCGACCAATGCAATCGACTGCATTCATACAACTGCGGCTTCCCATGGCCGTGTTTTCATTGTAGAGATAATGGGACATAAAGTAGGATGGCTGACCCTCTATGCGGGAATCGCAGGAGGCGCGGACATTATTTTGATTCCCGAGATTCCCTATGACATTGATATTGTCGTGGAGGCCATCAAGGGCAGGGTGAGGAGCGGTAAGAACTTTACCATCCTGGCGGTGGCGGAAGGCGCTATTTCTAAGGATGATGCGGCGCTCACCAAGAAAGAACTGAAAGAAAAGAAGAAGAACGGCCAGGTTTATCCATCGGTGGCATACGCACTGGGCGCTCAGATTCAGGAGAAAACAGGACAGGAGATACGCGTCACGGTTCCAGGCCATATGCAGAGGGGCGGAGAGCCCACTCCGTTTGACCGTGTTATTTCCACGCGCCTCGGAGCGGCGGCCGCTCAGATGATTGCGAATGAAGAGTATGGTTATATGGTTGCTTTGAATGACAGCCAGATTACCAAGGTGCCGCTGGAGGATATCGCAGGCAAGCTTAAGACGGTCGATCCGAAGAGTGATATAATCAAGGAGGCCAAGTCTGTGGGAATCAGTTTCGGCGACGAATAATAAGGAACAATGAAGGAGCAGAGGGGTCATGTCGTATACAGCGTTATACAGGAAATGGAGGCCGGCCTCATTTAATGAGGTCAAAGGCCAGGACCACATTGTAAAGACATTAAAAAACCAGATAACGTCGGGACGAATCGGACACGCCTATCTGTTCTGCGGAACGCGGGGAACAGGTAAGACCAGTATTGCAAAGATATTTGCAAAGGCCGTGAACTGTGAGAATCCGGTCGATGGAAGCCCCTGCGGCGAATGTGAGATGTGCCGCCAGATATCCTCCGGCGCTTCACTGAACGTGGTGGAAATCGATGCGGCATCCAACAACGGCGTGGAGAATATCCGTGACATCCGAGATCAGGTACAGTATCCGCCGACGGAGGGACGCTACCGTGTTTACATCATCGATGAGGTCCATATGCTGTCCATCGGGGCATTCAATGCCCTTTTAAAGACATTGGAGGAACCGCCGTCCTATGTTATATTTATCCTGGCCACAACGGAGGTCCACAAGATTCCGATCACGATTTTGTCGCGGTGCCAGAGATACGATTTTAAGAGAATTACGATTGATACCATCGCAGCCCGTCTCCATGAGCTGACCCAGGCCGAGCAGATCGATGTAGATGAGAAAGCGCTGCGGTACGTGGCGAAAGCGGCGGACGGTTCCATGCGAGACGCACTGAGTCTGCTGGACCAGTGCACGGCATTCCATTTTGGGGAGAAGCTCACCTATGACAACGTGCTGGAAGTGCTGGGAGCTGTCG is part of the [Clostridium] symbiosum genome and encodes:
- a CDS encoding ATP-dependent 6-phosphofructokinase: MKRIGMLTSGGDCQSLNATMRGVAKALYKMYDDVEIVGFEDGYKGLMYADYRIMKPSEFSGILTRGGTILGTSRQPFKLMRTPDENGLDKVAAMKHTYYKLKLECLVVLGGNGSQKTANLLREEGLNIVSLPKTIDNDLWGSELTFGFHSAVEVATNAIDCIHTTAASHGRVFIVEIMGHKVGWLTLYAGIAGGADIILIPEIPYDIDIVVEAIKGRVRSGKNFTILAVAEGAISKDDAALTKKELKEKKKNGQVYPSVAYALGAQIQEKTGQEIRVTVPGHMQRGGEPTPFDRVISTRLGAAAAQMIANEEYGYMVALNDSQITKVPLEDIAGKLKTVDPKSDIIKEAKSVGISFGDE